GCGACCTGCATGATCGCCACCGGCGCGAACAGCTCGCAGCGCGCCAGCTCGACCAGTTGCAGGCCGAGGTCCTTGTCCGCGCACAGGTGGCGATGGTCGTCGAGGATGTCCGGCAGCAGCTCGTCCAGGTTCACGTAGTCGCTGCTCTTCTCCAGTCGCCTGGGGTCCTTCGCCAGCACCAGCAGCAGCGTGACCAGCTGCTCGACCGACTCGGCGGTCTGGCGGATGCGCAGCAACTGGTGGCGCACCGCCGGCGGCGTGTCCGGCTGGTCCAGGGCCAGCTCGCTGGCGCCGCGGATCACCGCGATCGGCGTGCGCAGCTCGTGGCTGGTGCTGTCGATGAAGGCGCGCTCGCGCTCGACGAAGGTGTCGTTGCGTTGCAGGTAGTCGTTGAGCGCCTCGGCGATCACCACCTGCTCGTGGCTGGCGCCCTTCACCACGTCGATGTGCTGGCCGGGCCGGTCCGGGCGCAGCGCGCGGATGCGCTTGGCCATGTCGGCCAGGGGCTGCACCACCCGCCCCAGGCCCCAGGCCACGAGGATGCCGAGCAGCACGATCGCGATGATGTTGGAGACCAGCATCCACAACCCCAGGTTGTTCTCGTGCGCCTGCAACTGGGTGATGTCCAGCGCCAGCACCAGCCGCCGGCCGTTGACGTCCTGCACCATCAGCACCTTGTCGCGCCCCTGGTACTCGATGCCGTCGTGGATGCCCGGGCCGAAGCGGGCGAACTCCGGCGGCGCCGGCGAGTCGTCGTCGTCGCCGTACAGCTGCACGGTCTCGGTGTCGGTCCAGTGGTAGTGCGGATCCTCGGCGCTGCGCTGGACGAAGTGGGCCAACTCCGACTTGAGCAGCGAGCGCCAGGTCAGCTGCTCGGCCTGCTCGTTGACGATGAAGCCATGGATGAACACCGCGAGCGAGATCAGCGCGGCGTAGATCACCAGCCACAGCGTGACGCGCGCGCGCAGCCCGCCCAGCCTGGAACGTATCCCGCCCGGCTTCATGGAAGGCGCGCGCCGTCCGGGATGCGGCGCCGCGACGCCAGGCCCCGCGCCGGCGGGGCCCCGCGCTTGCGGTCCAGGGCGCGACGCGGGCTATTCGGCATGCAGGCGTTCCTGGTGCCCGGCGGGGCCGAGCCGGTAGCCGACGCGCGGCAGGGTGTGGATCAGCTTCTCCTCGAACGGGCCATCCACGCTGCGCCGCAGTTCGTAGATGTGGGAGCGCAGCATGTCGCCGTCCGGCGGCTCGTCGCCCCAAAGGGCCTGTTCGAGCTTCTCGCGGGTGACCGCGGCCGGACTGGCCTGCATCAGCACCTGCAGCAGCTTGCGGCAGGCGGGATACAGGTGCAGCGGCTTGCCGGCGCGGCTGGCCTCCAGCGTCGCCAGGTCCAGCTTCAGGTCGCCGACCGTCAGCATCTTGCTGCGGCCACGCCCCTGCGCGCGCACCAGCAGCGCTTCCAGCCGGACTTCCAGCTCGGGCAGCGCGAACGGCTTGGTGAGATAGTCGTCGGCGCCGGCGCGGAAGCCGGCGATCTTGTCGGGCAGCTCGTCGCGCGCGGTCAGCATGATCACCGGCAGTTCGGACAGGTGTTCCTCGCGCAGCCGGCGCAGCACTTCCGGGCCGTCCATGCGCGGCATCATCCAGTCCAGCACGATGGCGTCGTAGGGCTGCGTGGTGGCCAGGTGCAGGCCGGTGATGCCGTCCGGCGCGGCATCCAGGGTATGGCCGCGCGCCTCGAAATAGTCGAACAGGTTGGCCACCAGATTGCGGTTGTCCTCGATGACGAGCAGCCGCATCGTCGGTCTCCGGGAAAGATGTGGTCGTGCATCGTAGCCGGGCGATGTCGGAAGCGCGTCGAAACGGCAGGTTCCGACAAACTTCCCACGCTCGCCGCGGCATAGTCTGCGCCCGTTTTGCCCGCATTCCAACGTGCAGACTTCCATCACACCCCTGGAGCGGCGGCGGCGTTGGGCCTACCGCGCCGCGCTGCTGGCGATCGTGCTCGCCCTGCTGGCCGGGCTGGGGCTGCGCCAGCCTAACCCGCCGGACGAACCCCGCTTCGTGCTCGCCGCGCGCGCGATGGTGCAGAGCGGGCAGTGGCTGTTGCCGCACCGGGGCAGCGAGTTGTACGCGGAAAAGCCGCCGGTGTTCATGTGGATGCAGGCCGGCGCGTTCGAACTGGTGCGCGACTGGCGCGTCGCCTTCCTGCTGCCTTCGCTGCTCGCGGCGCTGGCGACCCTGTGGCTGACCTGGGACCTGGCGCGCCGGCTTTGGAACCGGCGCGTGGCGCACTACGCGGTGCTGGCGCTGTTCGCCACCTTGCAGTTCGGGGTGCTGGCCAAGCGCGCGCAGATCGACATGGTGCTGGTGGCGATGACCACGCTGTCGCTGTGGGGACTGTTGCGGCACCTGCTGCGCGGCCCCGACTGGCCGGCCTGGGCGCTGGGCGCGTTCGCCGCCGGGCTGGGCACGGTGACCAAGGGCGTGGGTTTCCTGCCGCTGCTGGTGCTGCTGCCGTGGGCGGCCTGGCGCCACCGGCATCGCGCGGACGCGGTGCGTGGCGCATGGCCGGCATGGCTGGGCGCGGTCCCGGCCTTCGTCGCCGGCACGGCGGTGTGGCTGCTGCCATTGGCGATCGCCCTATGGCAGGCTCCCGACCCCAGCCTGCGCGCCTATACGCACGAATTGCTGTTCAAGCAGACCGGCACGCGCTACACCGCGGCCTGGCACCACGTGCAGCCGGCCTGGTACTACCTGCAGGTGATCGCCACGTTGTGGCTGCCGGGCTGCCTGCTGCTGCCGCAACTGCTGCCGGCCTGGCGGCGGCGCCTGCGGCGCGGCGATCCGCGCCATTGGCTGCTGCTCGGCTGGAGCGTGCTGGTGCTGGCGTTCTTCAGCGCGAGCCCCGGCAAGCGCGAGGTCTACATCTTCCCGATGCTGCCGGCGCTGGCCGTGGCTGCCGCGCCGCTGCTGCCCGGATTGCTGCGCAGGCGCGCGACCCGCTGGGTCCTGGCCGGTTATGTCTGGCTGCTGGCGCTGGCCGCGCTGGCGGTCGGCGCCGGCCTGTGCATGCAGGCCGGATGGGCGATGCGGGGCGCGCTCAAGCGCGCTATCGACCCGGCGGCGATGCAGGTGTTCGGCGCCTGGCTGCTCGCCTTCGCCATCCCTGTCCTGCTGCTCGCGGCCTGGGCGCGGCTGCGACGCGCCGGCGCGCTGGTGGTCGCCACCACGGCGCTGCTGTGGACGATCCATGGCCTGGGCCTGATGGTGGCGCTCGATCCCTACAGCTCGGCGGCCGGCCTGATGCAGCGCGTGGGCGAGCGCATCGGCCCCGGCGCGGAACTGGGGATGATCGCCTGGCGCGAGCAGAACCTGCTGCAGGCGGACCGGCCGGCGGTGGACTTCGGCTTCAAGCAGCCCTGGGACGTGCAATGGGCACGCGCCGCGGACTGGGTGGCGCAGGCGCCGCAGCGGCGCTGGCTGTTCGTGCTGCGCGACGCGATGAGCCCCTGCGTGGACCGCGCGCAGGCGATCGATATCGGCGAGTCCAACCGCAATGCCTGGCAACTGGTGCCGGGCAGTGCACTGAAGCCGGGCTGCGTGACGCCCGCGAAAGACCAGGCCGGCGCGGGCGACGACAACGGCAACTGAACCGCCGGGGACGTTGTCTGAGGTTAAGCGCTGGGCAACGGTTGTCCGACCGCTTTCCGACAAACCGGCCCGGATCATGCCCGCCATTGCCGGAAACGGCCTTTTGCCCGTTGGCGCCCGATGAACCTGATGCCTGCATCCGCCACGGATGCCGTCCCCGTTCTCCGTCCGTACAGCCGCTTCGTCGCCACCCACCTGTGGATTCCGCTGGCGGCGGTGCTGGCGCTGAGCGCGCTGCTGACGGCCGGCGGCGTCGACCAATGGCTGGCCACGCAGATCTATCACGCCGAAGGCGGGCACTGGCTGCTCAAGGACCATTGGTTCACCGCCAAGCTCGTGCATCGCGGCGGCAAGCAGGCCAGCACCGCCGCGGCGCTGGCGCTGTTGGTCTTCGGCCTGTATGCGCGGCGCTCGCCGCGCTGGAACGCCTGGTCGCGCCCGGCGTTGTACGTGGTGCTGGCGGTGGGGCTTTCGACCGCGGCGGTATCGTTGCTGAAGGGAGCCACGCACATGGACTGCCCGTGGGACCTGGCCAGCTACGGCGGCACCCACGCCTTCTACGGGCTGTTCGAATCGCGCCAGGGCGTTCCGGCGTCGGGCTGCTTCCCGGCCGGGCATGCCAGCGGCGGCTATGCCTGGGTCGCGCTGTACTTCGCCGCGCTGGCGGTCCGCCCGCGCTGGCGCAAGGCCGGGCTGGCGATCGGTCTCGGCGCCGGGTTGCTGTTCGGCGTTTCCCAGCAACTGCGCGGCGCGCACTTCCTCTCCCACGACCTGTGGGCCCTGGCGGTCTGCTGGGGCGTGTCGCTCGGCTTGTACCTGTGGCTGTTGCGCCCGCGGGCGCGCAGCGCCGCGGCCGGCGCGGCGGGAGAAACCGCATGAGCCTCTCGTTGCCCCGCAGCGGCGTGCTCTCGCGCCTGCGCGCGCTCGACTGGACGCACCGACCCGAAGTGTCGGTGGAAACGCTGGTGCTGGGCAGCAGCGTGTTCTTCGCGCTCGCCTGCAACCGCATGTTCTGGCATGCGTCGCTCGCGACGCATCCCGGCGACATCGGCTTCGCCGCGTCGCTGTTCTTCCTGCTGGTCTCCGTGCACGCGCTGCTGTTCGGCCTGCTGGTGTGGCGCTGGAACGCCAAGCCGCTGCTGACGCTGCTGTTCGTCACCACCGCGTTCGCCACGCACTACATGAACAGCTACAGCGTCTACCTGGACGCGGACATGCTGCGCAACGTGCTCAACACCGACCACAAGGAATCGCGCGAGCTGCTCACGCCCGCGCTGCTGTGGCCATTGCTGTTCTACGCGGCGCTCCCGATCGCCGTGCTGTGGCGGGTGCGGCTGCGCCGCCGCAGCTGGAGCCGCGCGCTCGGCGTGCGCCTGCTGTTCCTGGCGGCCATCGCGGCGGTCGGCGCCGCCGGTTCGATGCTGTCGTTCCAGGGCCTGTCGGCGTTGATGCGCAACCATCGCGAGGTGCGCTACCTGGCCACGCCGGTCAACTACCTGGTCGCGCTCATGCAGGTCCTCAAGACCGACTCGCCGATCAAGCACAAGCCGAAGCTGCCGATCGAGCACGATGCGATGGCGACCCCGCGCGCGCCGGGCAGCCGCCCGCGCCTGCTGCTGATCGTGCTGGGCGAGACCATGCGCGCGCAGAACTGGGGCCTCAACGGCTATGCGCGCCAGACCACGCCCAAGTTGGCGCAGACCGGGGTGATCAACTTCCCCGACATGCACTCGTGCGGCACCAGCACGGAGGTCTCGGTGCCGTGCATGTTCTCGCCGTTCGGCCGCCACGATTACGACGAAGCGAAGATCCGCGCCCACCAGTCGCTCCTGCACGTGCTCGAACACGCCGGCATCGCCACGCTGTGGCGCGACAACCAGTCCGGCTGCAAGGGCGTGTGCGAAGGCCTGCAGATCCAGCAGCTCGACGACGCGAAGAAGCCCGGGCTGTGCAAGGACGGGCGCTGCATGGACGAGATCCTGCTCGACGACCTCGCCGCGCAGGTGCGCGCCAGGCCGGGCGACCGCGTGGTGGTGCTGCACCAGCTCGGCAGCCACGGCCCGGCCTACTTCCAGCGCTACCCGGCGCAGTTCCGGCGCTTCGCGCCGACCTGCGACACCGCCGAGCTGGGCAACTGCAGCCGCGAGCAGATCGTCAACACCTACGACAACACGGTCCTGTACACCGACCATTTTCTGGACCGCGCGATCGGCACGCTGCGCGCCCTGCCCGACTACGACACCGCCATGATCTATCTCTCCGACCACGGCGAGTCGCTCGGCGAGAAAGGCCTCTACCTGCATGGCGTGCCCTACGCGATCGCGCCGGCCGAGCAGACCCGCGTGCCCATGGTGATGTGGTTTTCGCCGGAATTCGCGCAGGACCGCGGGCTCGACCTGAAGTGCCTGCGCCAGCGTGCGAACGGGCGCGCCGACCAGGACAACTTGTTCCACTCGGTGCTGGGCCTCATGCAGGTGAGGACCTCCGTCTACGATCGCTCGCGCGACCTGTTCGCCGGCTGCGCGCAGTGAATCTGCGGCGGGCGCGCTCGCCCTCGTAAACCCGATATCCGTAGGAACGGCTTTTTTGTGGTTCTTCGCGGATCAGCGGGGAGCGTCTGACAGGTGTCGCTACGCTTGAGGCCTGCCTTTCAGGACTCAGGTGGGGTCATGCTGGACAGGAAGACGATCGAGAAGCTTGGGGGCTGGGAAGGCTATCGGGTGGAGCGGATCGCATGGCCCGAGGGCGACAGTCGGACCGTTACCGTCTACCTCAAGCCGTCAGCGCGGACGATGTACTGCGCGCATTGCGGCAGCCGATGCCGGCAGGTGCATGACAGCACAACGCGCCGGGTGCGGGATCTGCCGCTGATGGCGTTTCGTGTCGTGCTGGTGGTGCCTCGCCGGCGCGTATGGTGCGCGCGATGCGGTGGTCCGCGGCTGGAGAAGCTCAGCTGGCTGGGACGCTACCAGCGGGTCACCGATCGCCTGGCCGAAGCGGTCAGCCAACTGCTTGAATCCAGCAATATCGTGGCAGTTGCACGCTTTTTCCAGCTGGGCTGGCACACCGTCAAGGCACTGGACAAAGCCCGGTTGCGGCAGGCCGTCCACGTGCCCGACTGGAGCCGGATCCACTATCTGGCGATGGACGAATTCGCCCTGCACAAGGGCCACCGCTACGCCACGATCGTGGTCGATCCGATCAGTCGCCAGGTGCTCTGGGTCGGCAATGGCCGCTCCCGTGAGACGGCACGGGCCTTCTTCGAGCAGCTTCCGGCCGGCGTTGCCGAGCAGATCCGCGCGGTGGCGATCGACATGACGACCGCCTACGAACTGGAGATCAAGGCCCACTGTCCGAACGCCGAGATCGTCTACGACCTGTTTCACGTCGTAGCCAAGTACGGACGCGAAGTGATCGACCGGGTCCGGGTCGACCAGGCCAACCGGCTGCGCCACGACAAGCCCGCTCGCCGGGTCATCAAGTCCAGCCGCTGGCTGCTGCTGCGCAATCGAGAGAATCTGGACCCGCGTCAGTCCGTCAGGCTGGATGAGTTGCTGGACGCCAACCAGCCACTGCTTACCGCCTACCTCATGCGGGACGAGCTCAAGCGGCTGTGGTTCCACCGCCACCCCATCCGGGCCAGGAAGGCCTGGGATCACTGGCTGGAGCAGGCCCAAGGCAGCGGCATCGCGGCGTTGGCCCATTTTGCGAACAAGCTAAGCGCCTACCTGCATGGAATCATTGCCCGCTGCCGACATCGGCTCAACACGAGCATCGTCGAGGGCATCAACAACACCATCAAGGTCATCAAGCGCCGCGCCTACGGCTATCGCGACCAGGAATACTTCTTCCTGAAAATCCGCGCAGCCTTCCCCGGTATTCAGCGATGAACTTTTTTTGTGGGAGCGGCTTCAGCCGCGACGGAGCTTTCTCATTTGAACCTCGGCACATGAATGTGCAGGCTGTTGCAGAAGGATCTGCATGAAAGCCCCATCGCGGCTGAAGCCGCTCCCACAGAAGGCCGCTCCTCGGGCGCCTATCCGCCCTTCGCTTGCGGCCCCTGCCTTGCCAGTGCCATCCCGGGCCTCTAGCCTTCGCCGGTCGCACTCACGCAAAGGGACCCCTCGTGAACCATCGCCCCCTGCTGCTGGCCATCGCCGTGGCCGCCGGCCTGCTGTCGCTGTCGGCCTGCCGCAAGACGCCCAGCCCGGAACAGGAAAAGCCCGCCGCCCGGGCCGAGAACGGCGAGACCGCCGACCAGTTCGTCGCGCGCATCAACGCCGAGTTCAAGGCCGCCTATCCGGAGCTCACTTCCGCGCAGTGGCTGTCCTCGACCTACATCAACGACGACAGCCAGCTGGTGGCGGCCAAGGCCAACGAGCGCGCCCTGGCCCAGCTCAATGCCTGGATCGAGGAAGCGAAGAAGTTCGAGGGCCAGCCGATGTCCGACGACAGCCGGCGCGCCCTCAACCTGCTCAAGCAGGCCACCGCCATGCCCGCCCCGCGCGACCCGGAGAAGCTGGCCGAGCTGACCCGGATCGCGGCGAAGATGGAAGGCGCCTACGGCGCCGGCACCTACTGCAGCGGCGAAGGCGCGGCCAGGAAGTGCCGCCAGCTGGGCGAGCTGGAGGACGTGCTGCGCTCCAGCCGCGACTACGACGCCCAGCTCGACGCCTGGGCCGGCTGGCACTCGATCGCCCAACCGATGCGCGAGGACTACGTCCGCTTCGTCGAGCTGGTCAACGAGGGCGCCCGCGAACTGGGCTACGCCGACACCGGCGCGATGTGGCGCAGCGGCTACGACATGGAGCCGGACGCCTTCTCCGCCGAGACCGACCGCCTGTGGGAGCAGGTGCGCCCGCTGTACGAGCAGCTGCACTGCTACACCCGCGACAAGCTGCAGCAGACCTACGGCGTGGAACGCGGCGTGGTCGGCGAGGGCCTGCTGCCGGCGCACCTGATGGGCAACATGTGGCAGCAGGACTGGGGCAACCTCTGGGACATGCTGCAGCCGTACAAGGGCGTGGGCGACCTGGACATCACCGCCGCCCTGGAGCGCCAGTACCAGCAGTTGCTCAGCGCCGCCCTGCACCGCCGCGACCCCAGCCCCGGCCCGCGCGAGCGCTTCGAGGCCGAGCGCGAGGCACAGCTGGCCATGGCCAAGGCGATGACCGAGCGCGCCCAGGACTTCTACGTCTCCCTGGGCATGCCCCGGCTGCCGGAGAGCTACTGGGAGAAGAGCCAGTTCATCAAGCCGCTGGACCGCGACGTGGTCTGCCACGCCAGCGCCTGGGACATGAACATGGGCGGCGCTGACGGCAAGTCGCCGGACGTGCGCACCAAGATGTGCATCAAGCCCAACGAGGAAGACTTCACCACCATCTACCACGAGCTGGGCCACATCTATTACGACCTGGCCTACAACCCGCAGCCGCCGCTGTTCCAGAACGGCGCCAACGACGGCTTCCACGAGGCCATCGGCGACACCATCGTGCTGGCGATGACGCCGAAGTACCTGGAGTCGATCGGCCTGGTCCAGGGCCAGGCGCAGAGCCACGAGGCGCTGATCAACACCCAGATGCGCATGGCCCTGGCCAAGGTCTCGTTCCTGCCGTTCGGGCTGATGATCGACCGCTGGCGCTGGGGCGTGTTCGACGGCTCGATCACCCCGGACCGCTACAACCAGGCCTGGTGGGAGCTGAAGGCGCGCTACCAGGGCGTGGCCCCGGTGCAGCCGCGCGGCGAGGAGTTCTTCGACCCGGGTGCCAAGTACCACGTGCCGGGCAATACCCCGTACACCCGCTATTTCCTGGCGCACCTGCTGCAGTTCCAGTTCTACAAGTCGCTGTGCGAGGCCGCCGGCCACACCGGCCCGCTGTACGAATGCAGCTTCCACGGCAGCGAGGCCGCCGGCGAGAAGTTCCGCGCCATGCTGGCGCGCGGCGCCAGCCAGCCGTGGCAGGCCACGCTCAAGGAGCTGACCGGCAGCGAGCGGATCGACGGCGGCGCGGTGCTGGAGTACTTCGCCCCGCTGCAGGAATGGCTGCAGCAGCAGAACCAGGGCAAGTCCTGCGGCTGGCAGGGCCAGTCGGCGCAGGCGCCGAAGCCGGAAGCCCCGGCCAAGGCAGGCTGAGCCCGGCTGAGGCCGGGCAACAGACGCTGCAGACAGGAAGGGCCGGCGCAAGCCGGCCCTTTCCTTTGCGGCGAAGCAGGACTCAGTGCAGGGCGGGACCGGAGGTATCCGGCTCCTGGCGCTCCCCGCCCTCGTCCGCGTCTTCGCCATCGGCCGGGCGCGCCGTGGCCATCTCCTCTTCCAGCTGCTGCTCGTATTCCTCCGGCGACTTGCCGTTGGCCGCCGCTTCCAGCGCCGCCTCGTCGCGCAGCGCGTCCGAATAGACCAGCTTCACCGGCGTGCCCTGCTCCTCGTGCAGGCGCTGCGCACGGCGCATGAGCATCAG
This genomic interval from Pseudoxanthomonas suwonensis 11-1 contains the following:
- a CDS encoding sensor histidine kinase: MKPGGIRSRLGGLRARVTLWLVIYAALISLAVFIHGFIVNEQAEQLTWRSLLKSELAHFVQRSAEDPHYHWTDTETVQLYGDDDDSPAPPEFARFGPGIHDGIEYQGRDKVLMVQDVNGRRLVLALDITQLQAHENNLGLWMLVSNIIAIVLLGILVAWGLGRVVQPLADMAKRIRALRPDRPGQHIDVVKGASHEQVVIAEALNDYLQRNDTFVERERAFIDSTSHELRTPIAVIRGASELALDQPDTPPAVRHQLLRIRQTAESVEQLVTLLLVLAKDPRRLEKSSDYVNLDELLPDILDDHRHLCADKDLGLQLVELARCELFAPVAIMQVAIGNLLRNAIENSDRGVIRVSLLAPATVRIEDPGHGMSPEEIAAIYRRIARGDPRQGSGIGLDLLGRLCEHLGWKLQLDSETGQGTVATLDMSGSLAKSRDS
- a CDS encoding response regulator transcription factor translates to MRLLVIEDNRNLVANLFDYFEARGHTLDAAPDGITGLHLATTQPYDAIVLDWMMPRMDGPEVLRRLREEHLSELPVIMLTARDELPDKIAGFRAGADDYLTKPFALPELEVRLEALLVRAQGRGRSKMLTVGDLKLDLATLEASRAGKPLHLYPACRKLLQVLMQASPAAVTREKLEQALWGDEPPDGDMLRSHIYELRRSVDGPFEEKLIHTLPRVGYRLGPAGHQERLHAE
- a CDS encoding ArnT family glycosyltransferase encodes the protein MQTSITPLERRRRWAYRAALLAIVLALLAGLGLRQPNPPDEPRFVLAARAMVQSGQWLLPHRGSELYAEKPPVFMWMQAGAFELVRDWRVAFLLPSLLAALATLWLTWDLARRLWNRRVAHYAVLALFATLQFGVLAKRAQIDMVLVAMTTLSLWGLLRHLLRGPDWPAWALGAFAAGLGTVTKGVGFLPLLVLLPWAAWRHRHRADAVRGAWPAWLGAVPAFVAGTAVWLLPLAIALWQAPDPSLRAYTHELLFKQTGTRYTAAWHHVQPAWYYLQVIATLWLPGCLLLPQLLPAWRRRLRRGDPRHWLLLGWSVLVLAFFSASPGKREVYIFPMLPALAVAAAPLLPGLLRRRATRWVLAGYVWLLALAALAVGAGLCMQAGWAMRGALKRAIDPAAMQVFGAWLLAFAIPVLLLAAWARLRRAGALVVATTALLWTIHGLGLMVALDPYSSAAGLMQRVGERIGPGAELGMIAWREQNLLQADRPAVDFGFKQPWDVQWARAADWVAQAPQRRWLFVLRDAMSPCVDRAQAIDIGESNRNAWQLVPGSALKPGCVTPAKDQAGAGDDNGN
- a CDS encoding phosphatase PAP2 family protein, whose amino-acid sequence is MNLMPASATDAVPVLRPYSRFVATHLWIPLAAVLALSALLTAGGVDQWLATQIYHAEGGHWLLKDHWFTAKLVHRGGKQASTAAALALLVFGLYARRSPRWNAWSRPALYVVLAVGLSTAAVSLLKGATHMDCPWDLASYGGTHAFYGLFESRQGVPASGCFPAGHASGGYAWVALYFAALAVRPRWRKAGLAIGLGAGLLFGVSQQLRGAHFLSHDLWALAVCWGVSLGLYLWLLRPRARSAAAGAAGETA
- a CDS encoding phosphoethanolamine transferase, which translates into the protein MSLSLPRSGVLSRLRALDWTHRPEVSVETLVLGSSVFFALACNRMFWHASLATHPGDIGFAASLFFLLVSVHALLFGLLVWRWNAKPLLTLLFVTTAFATHYMNSYSVYLDADMLRNVLNTDHKESRELLTPALLWPLLFYAALPIAVLWRVRLRRRSWSRALGVRLLFLAAIAAVGAAGSMLSFQGLSALMRNHREVRYLATPVNYLVALMQVLKTDSPIKHKPKLPIEHDAMATPRAPGSRPRLLLIVLGETMRAQNWGLNGYARQTTPKLAQTGVINFPDMHSCGTSTEVSVPCMFSPFGRHDYDEAKIRAHQSLLHVLEHAGIATLWRDNQSGCKGVCEGLQIQQLDDAKKPGLCKDGRCMDEILLDDLAAQVRARPGDRVVVLHQLGSHGPAYFQRYPAQFRRFAPTCDTAELGNCSREQIVNTYDNTVLYTDHFLDRAIGTLRALPDYDTAMIYLSDHGESLGEKGLYLHGVPYAIAPAEQTRVPMVMWFSPEFAQDRGLDLKCLRQRANGRADQDNLFHSVLGLMQVRTSVYDRSRDLFAGCAQ
- a CDS encoding ISL3 family transposase — encoded protein: MLDRKTIEKLGGWEGYRVERIAWPEGDSRTVTVYLKPSARTMYCAHCGSRCRQVHDSTTRRVRDLPLMAFRVVLVVPRRRVWCARCGGPRLEKLSWLGRYQRVTDRLAEAVSQLLESSNIVAVARFFQLGWHTVKALDKARLRQAVHVPDWSRIHYLAMDEFALHKGHRYATIVVDPISRQVLWVGNGRSRETARAFFEQLPAGVAEQIRAVAIDMTTAYELEIKAHCPNAEIVYDLFHVVAKYGREVIDRVRVDQANRLRHDKPARRVIKSSRWLLLRNRENLDPRQSVRLDELLDANQPLLTAYLMRDELKRLWFHRHPIRARKAWDHWLEQAQGSGIAALAHFANKLSAYLHGIIARCRHRLNTSIVEGINNTIKVIKRRAYGYRDQEYFFLKIRAAFPGIQR
- a CDS encoding M2 family metallopeptidase, translated to MNHRPLLLAIAVAAGLLSLSACRKTPSPEQEKPAARAENGETADQFVARINAEFKAAYPELTSAQWLSSTYINDDSQLVAAKANERALAQLNAWIEEAKKFEGQPMSDDSRRALNLLKQATAMPAPRDPEKLAELTRIAAKMEGAYGAGTYCSGEGAARKCRQLGELEDVLRSSRDYDAQLDAWAGWHSIAQPMREDYVRFVELVNEGARELGYADTGAMWRSGYDMEPDAFSAETDRLWEQVRPLYEQLHCYTRDKLQQTYGVERGVVGEGLLPAHLMGNMWQQDWGNLWDMLQPYKGVGDLDITAALERQYQQLLSAALHRRDPSPGPRERFEAEREAQLAMAKAMTERAQDFYVSLGMPRLPESYWEKSQFIKPLDRDVVCHASAWDMNMGGADGKSPDVRTKMCIKPNEEDFTTIYHELGHIYYDLAYNPQPPLFQNGANDGFHEAIGDTIVLAMTPKYLESIGLVQGQAQSHEALINTQMRMALAKVSFLPFGLMIDRWRWGVFDGSITPDRYNQAWWELKARYQGVAPVQPRGEEFFDPGAKYHVPGNTPYTRYFLAHLLQFQFYKSLCEAAGHTGPLYECSFHGSEAAGEKFRAMLARGASQPWQATLKELTGSERIDGGAVLEYFAPLQEWLQQQNQGKSCGWQGQSAQAPKPEAPAKAG